From the Variovorax paradoxus genome, the window CCATGTCGGTGGCGTTCTTGGGAAAGCTCACGGCCACGTAGTCGGCCTGGAAGCTCATCGCGGTCTTGATGTCTTCCATGTCCTTGGCGGTCAGCGCGGGCGCCGTGAGGCCGCCGCCCTGCTTGTTGATGCCCTTGTTGTTCGACAGCTCGCCGCCGAGCTTGACGGTGGTGTGCACCGCCTCGCCCCTTACCGCGTCCACCGTGAGCACGATGAGGCCGTCGTTCAGCAGCAGCCGGTCGCCGGGCTTCACGTCGCGCGGCAGATCCTTGTAGTCGAGGCCCACGGCGTCGACGTCGCCGAGTTCGGTGCGCGATGCGTCGAGCACGAACTTGGCACCGGGCTCCAGCCAGACCTTGCCCTGCGCGAACTTGCCGACACGGATCTTCGGGCCCTGCAAGTCGGCCATGATGGCCACTTCGCGGCCCGCCTTGCGGGCGGCTTCGCGCACCATGGCGGCGCGGTCGATGTGGTCCTGCGCCGTGCCGTGGCTGAAGTTGAGCCGCACCACGCTGACCTTGGCCAGGATCATCTGCTCGAGCAGTTCAGGGGTACTGGACGCCGGACCGAGCGTGGCAACGATCTTGGTGGCGTGGCGGGGGATGCGGTCCGAACTCATGAGGGTGGTCTCCGTTTTGTATCCGCTACTGTATACACTTTGTGTGTCCGGCGATAGTCGCCTCCCGGGCTTTCGCCGGACGGCGACCCGCCGCGCCGGAGATCAACCGGCCGCGCGCTTGGCCAGGATTTCGAAGGCTGGCAGGGTCTTGCCTTCCAGCACCTCGAGGAAAGCACCGCCGCCGGTCGAGATGTAGCCGACCTGCTTCTCGATGCCGTACTTGGCGATGGCCGCGAGCGTGTCGCCGCCGCCGGCGATCGAGAACGCACTGCTCTCGGCAATGGCCTGCGCGATCGCCTTGGTGCCACCCGCGAACGCGTCGAACTCGAACACGCCCACCGGGCCGTTCCAGACGATGGTGCCCGCCTCGCGCAGTTGCGCGGCCAGTTGGGCGGCCGTCTTCGGGCCGATGTCCAGAATCAGGTCGTCGTCGGCCACGTCGCTGGCGTCCTTGACGGTGGCTGCCGCATCGGCCGCGAAGGTCTTGGCCGTGACCACGTCCACCGGGATCGGCACGTCGGCGCCGCGCGCGCGCATGGCTTCGATGACGGCCTTGGCCTGGTCGACCAGGTCGGGCTCGGCCAGCGACTTGCCGATCTTCAGGCCCGCCGCCAGCATGAACGTGTTGGCGATGCCGCCGCCCACGATGAGCTGGTCGACGTTGGCCGACAGGCTCTTGAGGATGGTGAGCTTGGTGCTCACCTTCGAGCCCGCCACGATGGCCACCAGCGGCCGCTTGGGTTGCGCCAGCGCCTTGGTGATGGCGTCGATCTCGGCCGCCAGCAGCGGGCCCGCCGCGGCGATCTTGGCGAACTGCGCGATGCCGTAGGTGGTGGCCTCGGCGCGGTGCGCGGTGCCGAAGGCGTCGTTCACGTAGATGTCGGTCAGCGCGGCCAGTTTGCGCGCCAGCGCCTCGTCGTTCTTCTTCTCGCCCTTGTTGACGCGGCAGTTCTCGAGCAGCACGACCTGGCCGGGCTTGACGTCGACGCCGTCGACCCAGTTGGCGATCAGCGGAACCTCGCGGCCGAGCAGTTCGCCCAGGCGCCTGGCGACGGGCGCCAGCGAGTCCTCGGGCTTGAACTCGCCCTCGGTCGGGCGGCCCAGGTGCGACGTGACCATCACGGCCGCGCCGGCGTCCAGCGCGAGCTGGATGCAGGGCACGGAAGCGCGGATGCGCGTGTCCTCGGTGATGTTGCCGGCGTCGTCCTGCGGCACGTTGAGGTCGGCACGGATGAAGACGCGCTGGCCGGCGGCTTTGCCCTGTGCGCAGAGGTCGGTGAATCGAATGACGTTCATGGATCTGGAGGAGGTGGAAGACGGGTCGGCCTGCATTGTAGGTTTCACCCCGCCGCAGCCCTGTACGCCTCTTGCGGTGTTCTGATGCTTTTCGGCCTTGAGATGCCCATTGCGCTAGGCCTTCGGCTGCGCCCTGGCGAAACCTTCCAGGATCTCCACGAAGCTGGCAGCCGCCGGCGACAGGGTTCGGCGCGCCGCGCTGTAGACGCACACCTCGCGGTGGAAATCGGGCGATTCGAGCTTCACCATCTGCAGCCCGTGGGCACGCACCAGCGGCGCGGAGTAGGTCGGGCAGACCGTGAGCCCGAGCCCCGAGGCCACCATGCCGAGTGCAGTGGTCATGTACGACACCTCCTGAGTTCCTGCGCGCAGCAGGTATTCGCGCTCCTGAGCGCCCAGTTCGGGCAGCGCGCGCTGGCGGAAATCGCGCGTGGGCGCGATGAAGGTGTAGGGCGACAGCTCGTGCCAGCGCACCTTGCGGCGCCTGGCGAAGGCGTGATCCGGCGGGCAGATCAGCCAGTGCCGGTCGCGGAACAGCGTGCGGCGCTCGATGGCGCCGTCCACGGCCACGTCTTGCCCCACGGCCAGTTCGACATCGCCCGCCGACACGCCTGCCAGCAGATGCTCGGGCAGCGTGTCGGCCAGGCGGACATCGACGTCCGGATACCGCGCGCGGTAGGCGGCGATCACGCGCGGCATCAGCGTGCAGGCCATGAGCTGCGGCGCCGCAAGCCGCAACAGCCCTTTCTTCTTGTCACGCAAATCGGTCACGCCGGCCACCGCGCCCGCCAGATCGCCGAGCAGGCGGTGCACCGAGGGCAGGAATTCGCGCCCCGCTTCCGAGAGCTGGACGCTGCGGGTGTTGCGGTCGAGCAGCTGCACGCCCATCTCGCGCTCGAGTTCGCGCACCAGCACGCTGAGCGCCGACTGCGTGAGATGCAGCTGCTGCGCGGCGGCAGTGAAGCTGCCGCTCTCGGCCACCGCGGCGAAGGCGCGCAACTGGCGCAGGGTGAGATTCATATATATGGTTATTTCATCAATCGATGAATTAATTTCGATTGCATCATAAGACGCAACGTCGCCCAATCGCGGCTCCACGGAGACACGCATGCCGACGACGACCGCCCCACGGCCCACCCGCCCGCGCCCCAGTACGGGGCTGCACCATTTCGCCTGGCGCTGCCGCGGCGGCGAGGAAACACGCCGCTTCTACGAAGACCTGCTGGGCCTGCCGCTGGCCCACGTCATCAAGAGCGACCACGTGCCGAGCACCGGCGAGTACTGCCCCTACGTGCACATCTTCTTCCAGATGCGCGACGGCTCGTACATCGCCTTCTTCGACCTGGGCGACGACGTCGCCGCGCTGCCCTCGCCCAACACGCCGGCGTGGGTGAACCACATCGCGCTGCGCGTCGATTCGGTGGCCGACCTGCTGGCCGCCAAGGCGCGGCTCGAAGGCGCAGGCGTCGAAGTGCTGGGCGTGACCGACCACCACATCATCGAATCGATCTACTTCTTCGACCCCAACGGCATCCGCGTGGAACTGACCACGCCGACCGTGCCGCAGGCCGAGATGGACGCGCATGCCCTGCGCGCGCGCGCCGACCTCGACGCGTGGACCGCGCGCAAGGCCGGCCTGCGCGCCGCTGCCGCAGCATCGAAAGGCGCATCGGATGTCTGAACTGCAACTCGCCGTCATCGACGTGAAGCCCGGCGCGGCCATGGAGAGCCAGTCGGGCCTGCAGATGCTGCGCCCGCGCATCTACGGCGCCTTCCGCGCACCGCCGGGACCGAAGAAGGTCGCGGCCATCGTGATGCATCCGACCAGCAACTTCATGGGCCACTACCTGATCGGCCCGCTGGCCGAGCACGGCATCTGCTGCATGGGACTCAACTCGCGCTTCGTGGGCAACGACACCGTGCTGCTGATGGAGCGCGCCATCCAGGATCTGGGCGCCGGCGTGCAGCACCTGCGCGCGGCCGGCTACGAGAAGGTGCTGCTGGTCGGCAACTCGGGCGGCGCCGCGCTGGCGGCCTTCTACCAGGCGCAGGCCGAGCGGCTCACCGCCACGCACCTGCCCGACGGCGACCCGACGCACCTGCATCCCGGCGACCTGCCGCCCGTGGACGGCATCGCGCTGTGCGCCGCTCACCTGGGCCGCACGCGGCTCATGCGCGACTGGATCGATCCCTCGGTCACCGACGAGCACGACCCGCTCTCCGTCGATCCCGAACTCGACATGTACGACGCGCGCCACCGCGTGCCGTATGACAGCGACTTTCTCGCGCGCTTCGGCGCGGCGCAGCGCGCGCGGCTCGACCGCATCGAGCGGTGGGCCGTCGACCGCCTCGCGCTGCTGCGCAAGACGCCGGGTGCGCCGCGCGACCAGGCCTTCGTCATCTACCGCACGCACGCCGACCCGCGCTGCGTCGACCTCTCGCTCGACGCGAACGACCGGCTGCCCGGCAGCGTATGGGGCGACGCACGCCAGGTGAACTACTCGGCCAATGCCATGGGCCGCACCACCTCGCTGACCGCGTTCCTCTCGCAATGGTCGTCGCGCTCGCAGGCCGACGGGCCGACCAATCTCGCGCGCACCACGGTGCCCAAGCTGCTGCTGACCTACACGGGCGACCAGTCGACCTTTCCCAGCACTCGCGACGCCTGGATGGCAGCGGGCGGCGCGCGCATCCGCAATGTCGACATCGTTGGCGGCAACCACTACCTCGCGGGACAGCCCGGGCTGGTGCTGGAGGCGGCGGACGCCATCGCCGAATTCGCGCACGCGCTCTAAGAAGACCATGGAGACCTTTGCATTCGCGCCGGCCTACGAGCTGCCGAGCTGGCCTTTCACGCCGCCGCCCGAACTGAACAGCACGAAGCCCGTGCGCCACCCGATCGTGATCGTCGGCGCCGGTCCTTCGGGCCTCACGCTCGCCTGCGACCTCGCGCAGCGCGGTGTGCGCGCTGTGCTGCTCGACGAGGACGACACCGTGGGCGTGCGCGGCGCCTCGTCGCGCGGCATCTGCTACGCGCAGAAGAGCCTGGAGATCTTCGAGCGCCTGGGCATCTACGAGCGCATCGCGGCCAAGGGCATCACCTGGTCGTTCGGGCGCACCTTCTCCGGCGATCAGGAGGTCTACAACTTCAACCTGCAGGCGAACAGCGTCTCGAGGCAGCCGCCGTTCATCAACCTGCAGCAGTTCTATATCGAGTGGTTCCTGGTGGAGCGCATCCTCGAGCTCGGCCTGACCGACGTGCGCTGGAAGAGCCGCGTCACGCGCGTCGAGCCGCTCGCCGACGGTGTGCGCCTGGACATCGAGACGCCCGCCGGCAGCTACACGATCGAAGTCGACCGCCTGATCGACGCGACCGGCGCCAACAGCGCGATCCGCACGCAGCTCGGCATCGACGCGCATTCCTCGCGCAGCACCGACCGCTGGTGCATCAGCGACGTCCGCTTTCGCAAGCCGCTGCCCACCGAGCGCTGGACCTGGGTCGACGCGCCGTTCAACGAGGGCCGCGGCGTGTGGCAGCACCTGATGGCCGACGGCGTGTGGCGCATCGACTACCAGATGCCCGAGGACTGCGACACGGCCGCCATCAGCCGGCCGGAGGTGGCCGGCGCGCGGCTGCGCGAACAGCTCGGGCCCGACGTGGAGTTCGAGTTCGTGTGGATCGGCCCCTACGGCTACCGCGACCACCTGCTCGACAGCTTCAGGCACGGCCGCGTGTTCTTCATCGGCGATGCGGCACACGTGGTGAGTCCGTTCGGTGCGCGCGGCGGCAACAGCGGCATCCAGGACGCGGCCAACCTCGGCTGGAAGCTCGCGCTGGTGGCGCAGGGCCATGCCGGCGACACGCTGCTCGACAGCTACGACGCGGAACGCCACCCCGCCGCGAAGCAGAACCTGCAGGTGACGAGCCGCTCCGCGCGCTTTCTTGCGCCGCGCTCGCCGGCCGAGCACACGCTGCGCCGCGCCGTGGTCGCGCTGGCCGCGCGCCATCCCTTCGCGCGCACGCTGGTGAATACCGGGCGCATGTCGGTCGCCAACGATTACCCCGCCGCGCCGGCGTTGCCCGATGGCGGGCGCACGGTCCAGAACCTGCCGCTGCGCTGGGCCGACGGCCGCGAGACCACGCTGATGCAGTTGCTCGCCGACGGCACCCGGTGCCTCGGCCTGTGGTTCTCGCCTGCGCGCGCGCAGGCCGATGCGGCGCGCGAGGCCACGGCCTCGCTGCCTCTGCGCCTGCTGGCCATCGGCGGCGACAGCGGCCTGCCCACGCTGCAGGCCGACGACCGGCTCGCCACCCATCTCGGCATCGGCGGCGCAGGCGGCTTCGCGCTGGTGCGGCCCGATGCCTACTGCGCCGCCGTGCTCGCGAACGCCACGCCGGACACCATCGCGGCCGCGCTGCACGTCGCCCTCGCCCACGACTCCGCCCCATGATCACCGAGCCCCGCATTCCCGATCCCGACGGCTTCTACGCAGCGCTGCTCGCGGCGCATGAAGGCCGCACCGAGGCGCAGAGCGCCGACCTCAACGCCCGCCTCGTGCTGCTGCTGGCCAACCAGTGCGCCGACCAGGACGTGCTGCTCGCCTGCATCCGCGCGGCCGCCGAAGAAGACCCCACGACAACGAACACCCCATGACCACGACCGTTTCCTTCGCGTCCGCCTCGGACACCCGCGAGCAGAAGCCCCGGCTGCACGAACTCGCGCCTGGCGCCTGGGGCTACATCAGCGACTTCGACCCCAACTGCGGCTTCGTCGTCGGCGACGAGCAGGTGGTGCTGATCGACACGCGCCCCACGCCGCGCATGGCGC encodes:
- a CDS encoding phosphoglycerate kinase; amino-acid sequence: MNVIRFTDLCAQGKAAGQRVFIRADLNVPQDDAGNITEDTRIRASVPCIQLALDAGAAVMVTSHLGRPTEGEFKPEDSLAPVARRLGELLGREVPLIANWVDGVDVKPGQVVLLENCRVNKGEKKNDEALARKLAALTDIYVNDAFGTAHRAEATTYGIAQFAKIAAAGPLLAAEIDAITKALAQPKRPLVAIVAGSKVSTKLTILKSLSANVDQLIVGGGIANTFMLAAGLKIGKSLAEPDLVDQAKAVIEAMRARGADVPIPVDVVTAKTFAADAAATVKDASDVADDDLILDIGPKTAAQLAAQLREAGTIVWNGPVGVFEFDAFAGGTKAIAQAIAESSAFSIAGGGDTLAAIAKYGIEKQVGYISTGGGAFLEVLEGKTLPAFEILAKRAAG
- a CDS encoding LysR family transcriptional regulator, giving the protein MNLTLRQLRAFAAVAESGSFTAAAQQLHLTQSALSVLVRELEREMGVQLLDRNTRSVQLSEAGREFLPSVHRLLGDLAGAVAGVTDLRDKKKGLLRLAAPQLMACTLMPRVIAAYRARYPDVDVRLADTLPEHLLAGVSAGDVELAVGQDVAVDGAIERRTLFRDRHWLICPPDHAFARRRKVRWHELSPYTFIAPTRDFRQRALPELGAQEREYLLRAGTQEVSYMTTALGMVASGLGLTVCPTYSAPLVRAHGLQMVKLESPDFHREVCVYSAARRTLSPAAASFVEILEGFARAQPKA
- a CDS encoding VOC family protein, which gives rise to MPTTTAPRPTRPRPSTGLHHFAWRCRGGEETRRFYEDLLGLPLAHVIKSDHVPSTGEYCPYVHIFFQMRDGSYIAFFDLGDDVAALPSPNTPAWVNHIALRVDSVADLLAAKARLEGAGVEVLGVTDHHIIESIYFFDPNGIRVELTTPTVPQAEMDAHALRARADLDAWTARKAGLRAAAAASKGASDV
- a CDS encoding alpha/beta hydrolase family protein, yielding MSELQLAVIDVKPGAAMESQSGLQMLRPRIYGAFRAPPGPKKVAAIVMHPTSNFMGHYLIGPLAEHGICCMGLNSRFVGNDTVLLMERAIQDLGAGVQHLRAAGYEKVLLVGNSGGAALAAFYQAQAERLTATHLPDGDPTHLHPGDLPPVDGIALCAAHLGRTRLMRDWIDPSVTDEHDPLSVDPELDMYDARHRVPYDSDFLARFGAAQRARLDRIERWAVDRLALLRKTPGAPRDQAFVIYRTHADPRCVDLSLDANDRLPGSVWGDARQVNYSANAMGRTTSLTAFLSQWSSRSQADGPTNLARTTVPKLLLTYTGDQSTFPSTRDAWMAAGGARIRNVDIVGGNHYLAGQPGLVLEAADAIAEFAHAL
- a CDS encoding FAD-dependent oxidoreductase; translation: METFAFAPAYELPSWPFTPPPELNSTKPVRHPIVIVGAGPSGLTLACDLAQRGVRAVLLDEDDTVGVRGASSRGICYAQKSLEIFERLGIYERIAAKGITWSFGRTFSGDQEVYNFNLQANSVSRQPPFINLQQFYIEWFLVERILELGLTDVRWKSRVTRVEPLADGVRLDIETPAGSYTIEVDRLIDATGANSAIRTQLGIDAHSSRSTDRWCISDVRFRKPLPTERWTWVDAPFNEGRGVWQHLMADGVWRIDYQMPEDCDTAAISRPEVAGARLREQLGPDVEFEFVWIGPYGYRDHLLDSFRHGRVFFIGDAAHVVSPFGARGGNSGIQDAANLGWKLALVAQGHAGDTLLDSYDAERHPAAKQNLQVTSRSARFLAPRSPAEHTLRRAVVALAARHPFARTLVNTGRMSVANDYPAAPALPDGGRTVQNLPLRWADGRETTLMQLLADGTRCLGLWFSPARAQADAAREATASLPLRLLAIGGDSGLPTLQADDRLATHLGIGGAGGFALVRPDAYCAAVLANATPDTIAAALHVALAHDSAP
- a CDS encoding DUF2783 domain-containing protein, whose amino-acid sequence is MITEPRIPDPDGFYAALLAAHEGRTEAQSADLNARLVLLLANQCADQDVLLACIRAAAEEDPTTTNTP